In one window of Phycisphaerales bacterium DNA:
- a CDS encoding HTH domain-containing protein, giving the protein MSYTFLDLAVDVLQTAQTPMTYQEIWQAATDAHLTEKLNSKGKTPWDTLASQLYVEVRDNPTSRFIGVGKRPVRFFLKQRERELDTAVIQGVETSETTTASGRPSAPMVERDLHPLLAYYAYANPSFNRGRAIHTKTIYHEKSKKAGYNEWVHPDMVGFYLPLEDWQTDVIELNEVSDNNALRLYSFELKRYLDKSNYREAYFQAVSNSSWAHEGYLVAADVLDDDEFRAELDRLASAFGIGIIELDPDDVDASRVLFPARRRPALDWETMNKLCTQNPDFAKFLHDVKIDFKAREVHNNKYDKVRSPSPD; this is encoded by the coding sequence GTGAGCTACACCTTTCTTGATCTGGCCGTCGATGTACTGCAAACCGCCCAGACGCCGATGACCTACCAGGAGATCTGGCAAGCGGCTACCGATGCCCATCTGACCGAGAAATTGAACAGCAAGGGAAAGACGCCTTGGGACACGCTTGCCTCCCAGCTCTATGTGGAGGTGCGAGACAACCCGACGTCCAGATTCATCGGAGTGGGCAAGAGGCCGGTGAGGTTCTTTTTGAAGCAGCGCGAGCGCGAGCTGGACACTGCTGTCATTCAGGGAGTGGAAACGAGCGAGACCACAACGGCAAGCGGCAGGCCCAGTGCGCCCATGGTCGAGCGAGACCTGCATCCGCTCCTTGCGTACTACGCCTACGCCAACCCCAGCTTCAACCGTGGCCGTGCGATCCATACCAAGACCATCTACCACGAAAAGTCGAAGAAGGCCGGTTACAACGAATGGGTCCATCCCGACATGGTGGGCTTCTATCTTCCGCTCGAAGATTGGCAGACCGACGTCATCGAGCTCAATGAGGTCTCCGACAACAACGCGCTGCGCCTCTACTCCTTCGAGCTCAAGCGGTACCTGGACAAGTCCAACTATCGCGAAGCGTACTTCCAGGCCGTCTCCAACTCGTCCTGGGCCCATGAAGGCTACCTGGTTGCCGCGGATGTCCTCGACGACGACGAGTTCCGGGCCGAGTTGGATCGACTGGCCTCGGCATTTGGAATCGGGATCATCGAACTGGATCCTGACGACGTGGATGCCTCGCGCGTGCTCTTCCCCGCTCGACGCCGCCCCGCATTGGACTGGGAAACCATGAACAAGCTGTGCACGCAGAATCCCGACTTCGCCAAGTTCCTGCACGACGTCAAGATCGACTTCAAGGCCCGTGAGGTCCACAACAACAAGTACGACAAGGTGCGGAGCCCGAGCCCCGATTGA
- a CDS encoding RlmE family RNA methyltransferase produces the protein MPKRVLHDQYFKKAKAEGYLARSAYKLLEIQERRGIIKPGMAVLDLGCAPGSWLQVAAELVGEEGLVAGIDLSDVREPMPPCVVTMRGDFTTLDAATLLEPVVGWRGQEGGGEDADKPALYDVVISDMAPNTSGAGDHYKSVRLCEAILERLPDVLRPGGGLVYKVFEGESYPDLVKRTGAMFSWCRGLKPRATREVSTEMFVMATGYEPALGRLQRPEGVAPPPPKPGKGWGGGGA, from the coding sequence GTGCCCAAGCGCGTCCTCCACGACCAGTACTTCAAGAAGGCCAAGGCCGAGGGCTATCTCGCGCGGTCGGCGTACAAGCTGCTGGAGATCCAGGAGCGGCGGGGGATCATCAAGCCGGGCATGGCCGTGCTCGACCTGGGCTGTGCGCCCGGGAGCTGGCTGCAGGTGGCCGCGGAGCTGGTGGGCGAGGAGGGGCTGGTCGCCGGGATCGACCTGAGCGATGTCCGCGAGCCGATGCCCCCGTGCGTCGTGACGATGCGCGGCGACTTCACGACGCTGGACGCGGCGACGCTGCTGGAGCCGGTCGTGGGTTGGCGCGGCCAAGAGGGCGGCGGTGAGGATGCAGACAAGCCCGCGCTGTACGACGTGGTCATCAGCGACATGGCCCCCAACACCAGCGGCGCGGGCGACCACTACAAGTCGGTGCGGCTGTGCGAGGCGATCCTCGAGCGGCTGCCCGACGTCTTGCGGCCCGGGGGCGGATTGGTCTATAAGGTCTTCGAGGGCGAGAGCTACCCCGACCTGGTCAAGCGCACGGGCGCGATGTTCTCGTGGTGCCGCGGGCTGAAGCCCAGGGCAACCAGGGAGGTCTCAACCGAGATGTTCGTGATGGCCACCGGCTACGAACCGGCGCTCGGGCGATTGCAGCGGCCCGAGGGCGTCGCGCCGCCGCCGCCCAAGCCGGGCAAGGGCTGGGGAGGTGGGGGCGCTTGA